One genomic window of Bactrocera dorsalis isolate Fly_Bdor chromosome 4, ASM2337382v1, whole genome shotgun sequence includes the following:
- the LOC105228856 gene encoding guanine nucleotide-releasing factor 2 isoform X4, giving the protein MPHFDESFVSDCSYAESQHVISYSLDRGMKLYQRRKLKSPKFFYTPYRPRVVVKNVIQYSAISSPSTPNSSLSSQSNLVCAGGGTPSPNTPSPATPTSQQSANTPLSGNSAIYQVPGAGYGVSTSGHKNSLKGTKLARRARSFKDDLIEKISMIRTPNNTLGRSHSPHSPRSKSMKPPTTAEELAAAESPLQTHVKDISNALKHFRDVIIRSKLEVLPGNATVILETIASMYTVIQSYALDKHSNVLLSATQQVYQSLGKLVKLCDEVMLIYAARRIDDEGVEDNLQDEHQQLKALLSEDNVKEIVDLLGEAVRNLATLAHQKLKEREENALKYAPDNAVAAALANNGAAVSLNHLMHLPEVAGQRTSLPDITLTPKERDILEKTNSNPIRASHSTESILRDTSPPPKPPLPNRPPPLPPKRRNQQQQPSLNNKSINSDFDWSSDISLGNYGADYISNLSVDSHSPDENSSQCSLDSELNHSREEGNGYNDSLLDNDVDKLNILKPLVSGGKRVTLNNKVACNKAIGSGNESTNTTVVTQTQNVATENTKRRAIVTSSVASDGADECDFILQSGNGNNGAGGSALEKLEMRKNTNNRHSNESVFAYMELCQGPHRPFDRHTMHVQDLTGNITHSQTMNIVPLPKDLSPPSEQETPPALPPKNYKQQRKSSATPPTIITTPPPSPKPTHLSASADAENGRPARVISATQGSEMMSTVCEELGDLTEEEQASLRHSHQLPNENCHDNHVTSRHSPLRRADTHEGTPGSRSESAGEDQLLQNNSFTDDKCGELQTVPQDELPKMLEEIDVTKYLVLKRKDEDGPDIKGGYIDALIVHASRVQNDNAFIDAFITTFRTFIQPIDVIEKLTHRYTIFFCCQNDHKQRVARETFSLLMRVVDGLTSMDLTDQLLALIVEFNYQLVCAGQLYLAKTLRSIFVEKVTLFREQRLPPPKADMHITVTNQPSLLDLKSVEIAEQMTLLDADLFQKIEIPEVLLFAKEQSEERSPNLNKFTEHFNNMSFWARSKILTLGDAKEREKHVIKFIKIMKYLRKMNNYNSYLALLSALDSAPIRRLEWPKTITQDIKEYCLLIDSSSSFRAYRTTLAATSPPCIPYIGLVLQDLTFVHVGNPDYLKEGVVNFSKRWQQYHLIENMKRFKKCEYNFRRNERIIRFFDNFEYELGEEEMWQISESIKPRGRRPVQA; this is encoded by the exons ATGCCGCACTTCGATGAGTCGTTCGTCAGCGATTGTTCATATGCCGAGAGCCAACATGTTATCTCGTATTCATTGGATCGTGGCATGAAACTCTACCAGAGGCGCAAATTGAAATCGCCAAAATTTTTCTATACGCCCTATCGACCGCGTGTGGTCGTGAAGAATGTCATTCAGT ACAGTGCCATCAGTTCTCCATCCACACCCAACTCCTCGCTTTCCTCACAATCAAATCTTGTTTGTGCAGGTGGTGGTACGCCATCGCCGAACACACCATCCCCCGCCACACCCACTTCACAACAATCCGCCAACACACCGCTGAGCGGCAACAGTGCGATATATCAAGTACCAGGCGCCGGTTACGGTGTCTCAACGTCCGGTCATAAGAACAGTCTAAAGGGTACGAAATTGGCGCGCAGAGCGCGGTCTTTCAAGGACGATCTAATAGAGAAAATATCCATGATTCGCACACCAAACAATACGCTGGGAAG ATCCCATTCCCCGCACAGTCCACGTAGTAAGTCCATGAAACCGCCAACGACCGCCGAAGAGTTAGCCGCAGCTGAGAGTCCACTGCAGACGCATGTCAAGGATATTTCGAATGCGCTGAAACATTTTCGCGATGTGATAATCAGATCAAAACTGGAAGTGCTGCCGGGCAATGCAACTGTTATACTCGAGACAATCGCCAGCATGTACACCGTTATACAGTCGTATGCGTTGGATAAGCACAGCAATGTACTTCTGTCGGCGACACAACAAGTATATCAGTCACTGGGTAAATTAGTGAAGCTTTGCGACGAGGTAATGCTTATCTATGCCGCGCGCCGGATCGACGACGAAGGTGTCGAAGATAATCTGCAAGACGAGCATCAACAACTGAAAGCGCTGCTCAGCGAAGATAATGTAAAGGAGATTGTTGATTTACTTGGTGAAGCGGTGCGG AATTTGGCGACGCTTGCGCATCAGAAGCTGAAGGAGCGTGAGGAGAACGCTTTGAAGTATGCACCAGACAATGCCGTCGCAGCTGCATTGGCTAACAATGGCGCAGCCGTATCGCTCAATCATCTAATGCATCTGCCGGAAGTGGCTGGCCAACGTACATCGCTGCCTGACATAACGCTAACACCGAA GGAACGTGATATTTTAGAGAAGACCAACTCGAATCCCATACGCGCTTCACACAGTACCGAGAGCATTTTGCGCGACACGAGCCCTCCACCTAAACCACCGCTACCGAACAG GCCACCACCGCTGCCACCGAAGCGCCgcaatcaacagcaacaaccgaGTTTAAACAATAAGAGCATTAACTCGGATTTCGACTGGAGTTCGGACATTTCACTGGGCAACTATGGCGCTGATTA TATCAGCAATCTGTCGGTGGACTCACACTCGCCGGATGAAAATTCTAGTCAATGTTCACTCGATTCAGAGCTAAATCATTCACGCGAGGAGGGCAATGGCTACAATGACAGTCTGCTCGATAACGATGttgataaattaaatatattaa AACCACTAGTAAGCGGTGGCAAGCGTGTTACGTTGAACAATaaagtggcatgcaacaaagCAATTGGCAGTGGTAATGAATCCACCAACACTACCGTTGTCACACAGACACAAAACGTGGCGACGGAGAATACCAAACGGCGTGCTATCGTCACCAGTTCAGTGGCTAGCGATGGCGCGGATGagtgtgattttattttgcaaagtGGCAACGGTAATAATGGCGCTGGTGGCAGCGCTTTGGAGAAACTGGAAATGCGCAAAAATACTAACAATCGTCATTCCAATGAATCGG TTTTCGCATACATGGAGCTGTGCCAGGGCCCCCATCGGCCCTTCGATCGTCATACGATGCATGTGCAGGATCTAACGGGGAACATTACGCACAGCCAGACAATGAA CATTGTGCCACTACCAAAGGACTTATCGCCACCCTCGGAGCAGGAAACGCCGCCCGCACTCCCACCAAAGAACTACAAACAGCAGCGCAAGTCCAGCGCTACACCGCCCACCATTATTACAACGCCACCACCTAGTCCAAAGCCCACACATTTGAGTGCTAGTGCCGATGCGGAGAATGGGCGTCCAGCGCGCGTTATATCCGCCACACAGGGCAGTGAAATGATGTCCACCGTGTGTGAGGAGCTCGGCGATCTAACCGAAGAGGAACAAGCGTCACTCCGTCACTCGCACCAGCTGCCCAATGAGAATTGTCACGACAATCATGTAACAAGTAGGCATTCACCACTACGTCGCGCCGACACACATGAGGGTACGCCCGGCAGCAGATCGGAGAGCGCTGGTGAAGATCAATTATTGCAGAACAATAGCTTTACTGATGATAAG TGTGGTGAGTTGCAAACGGTGCCACAGGATGAATTGCCAAAAATGCTGGAAGAAATTGACGTTACCAAGTATTTGGTGCTCAAACGAAAGGATGAAGATGGACCGGATATAAAGGGCGGCTATATTGATGCATTGATTGTGCATGCGAGCCGCGTGCAGAATGACAATG catTCATTGATGCCTTCATCACGACGTTTCGCACCTTTATACAGCCGATCGATGTGATTGAAAAGCTAACCCATCGCTATACAATATTCTTCTGTTGCCAAAACGATCACAAACAACGCGTTGCCCGTGAGACATTCTCACTACTTATGAGAGTAGTCGATGGCTTAAC gtcAATGGACCTGACAGATCAGCTCTTGGCTCTCATAGTCGAATTTAATTATCAGCTGGTATGTGCCGGCCAATTGTATTTAGCGAAAACGTTGCGCAGCATATTTGTAGAGAAG GTGACGTTATTCCGGGAACAACGTTTGCCACCACCTAAAGCCGATATGCATATCACCGTCACCAATCAGCCCAGCCTACTCGATCTCAAATCGGTAGAGATTGCCGAACAAATGACACTACTCGATGCCGATCTATTTCAGAAGATCGAAATACCCGAAGTATTGCTCTTTGCCAAAGAACAGAGTGAAGAGCGTTCGCCCAATTTGAATAAGTTTACCGAACACTTTAATAATATGTCATTTTGGGCACGTTCGAAAATTCTCACATTAGGCGATGCCAAAGAACGTGAAAAACATgttattaaattcataaaaattatgaaatatttgcgaaaaatgAATAACTACAATTCGTATTTGGCTTTATTATCAGCGCTCGATTCGGCGCCCATACGGCG ACTGGAGTGGCCCAAGACTATAACGCAAGACATTAAGGAATATTGCCTGCTGATCGATTCTAGCTCCAGTTTTCGAGCATATCGCACTACTTTAGCTGCAACAAGTCCACCCTGTATTccgtatat TGGTCTAGTCCTGCAAGACTTAACATTCGTACATGTTGGCAATCCAGATTATTTAAAGGAAGGCGTCGTCAACTTCTCTAAACGTTGGCAGCAATATCACCTAATAGAGAATATGAAGCGCTTCAAAAAATG TGAGTACAATTTCCGCCGCAATGAGCGCATTATACGTTTCTTCGATAACTTTGAATATGAACTGGGTGAGGAGGAGATGTGGCAAATATCGGAGAGCATAAAACCGCGGGGCCGACGTCCTGTACAAGCATAA
- the LOC105228856 gene encoding guanine nucleotide-releasing factor 2 isoform X2: MPHFDESFVSDCSYAESQHVISYSLDRGMKLYQRRKLKSPKFFYTPYRPRVVVKNVIQYSAISSPSTPNSSLSSQSNLVCAGGGTPSPNTPSPATPTSQQSANTPLSGNSAIYQVPGAGYGVSTSGHKNSLKGTKLARRARSFKDDLIEKISMIRTPNNTLGRSHSPHSPRSKSMKPPTTAEELAAAESPLQTHVKDISNALKHFRDVIIRSKLEVLPGNATVILETIASMYTVIQSYALDKHSNVLLSATQQVYQSLGKLVKLCDEVMLIYAARRIDDEGVEDNLQDEHQQLKALLSEDNVKEIVDLLGEAVRNLATLAHQKLKEREENALKYAPDNAVAAALANNGAAVSLNHLMHLPEVAGQRTSLPDITLTPKERDILEKTNSNPIRASHSTESILRDTSPPPKPPLPNRPPPLPPKRRNQQQQPSLNNKSINSDFDWSSDISLGNYGADYISNLSVDSHSPDENSSQCSLDSELNHSREEGNGYNDSLLDNDVDKLNILKPLVSGGKRVTLNNKVACNKAIGSGNESTNTTVVTQTQNVATENTKRRAIVTSSVASDGADECDFILQSGNGNNGAGGSALEKLEMRKNTNNRHSNESGFVSMTSVRTSAQSVSKRSSDCGFQSSTKSSSNSEIAFDAIESSSSGEFHTQAQEFHQHTTSSTMTSAMSSTMMATSTSILNSMSTLSHEARSISNTSSISPDHYESSGLLTERSMHTSSTSHVTQSSFSSLAKASSLDTASSSDGMGSHNDLVPPALPPKTSRNKDARIFSQYDNFDEIDDHNGEKPELRPHHHTHYTSYSHHNHYQHHVAPWHQTKHQSLLDSRHLVSGFVSSCTSIGDLEQPPPLPVKKKHIFAYMELCQGPHRPFDRHTMHVQDLTGNITHSQTMNIVPLPKDLSPPSEQETPPALPPKNYKQQRKSSATPPTIITTPPPSPKPTHLSASADAENGRPARVISATQGSEMMSTVCEELGDLTEEEQASLRHSHQLPNENCHDNHVTSRHSPLRRADTHEGTPGSRSESAGEDQLLQNNSFTDDKCGELQTVPQDELPKMLEEIDVTKYLVLKRKDEDGPDIKGGYIDALIVHASRVQNDNAFIDAFITTFRTFIQPIDVIEKLTHRYTIFFCCQNDHKQRVARETFSLLMRVVDGLTSMDLTDQLLALIVEFNYQLVCAGQLYLAKTLRSIFVEKVTLFREQRLPPPKADMHITVTNQPSLLDLKSVEIAEQMTLLDADLFQKIEIPEVLLFAKEQSEERSPNLNKFTEHFNNMSFWARSKILTLGDAKEREKHVIKFIKIMKYLRKMNNYNSYLALLSALDSAPIRRLEWPKTITQDIKEYCLLIDSSSSFRAYRTTLAATSPPCIPYIGLVLQDLTFVHVGNPDYLKEGVVNFSKRWQQYHLIENMKRFKKCEYNFRRNERIIRFFDNFEYELGEEEMWQISESIKPRGRRPVQA, from the exons ATGCCGCACTTCGATGAGTCGTTCGTCAGCGATTGTTCATATGCCGAGAGCCAACATGTTATCTCGTATTCATTGGATCGTGGCATGAAACTCTACCAGAGGCGCAAATTGAAATCGCCAAAATTTTTCTATACGCCCTATCGACCGCGTGTGGTCGTGAAGAATGTCATTCAGT ACAGTGCCATCAGTTCTCCATCCACACCCAACTCCTCGCTTTCCTCACAATCAAATCTTGTTTGTGCAGGTGGTGGTACGCCATCGCCGAACACACCATCCCCCGCCACACCCACTTCACAACAATCCGCCAACACACCGCTGAGCGGCAACAGTGCGATATATCAAGTACCAGGCGCCGGTTACGGTGTCTCAACGTCCGGTCATAAGAACAGTCTAAAGGGTACGAAATTGGCGCGCAGAGCGCGGTCTTTCAAGGACGATCTAATAGAGAAAATATCCATGATTCGCACACCAAACAATACGCTGGGAAG ATCCCATTCCCCGCACAGTCCACGTAGTAAGTCCATGAAACCGCCAACGACCGCCGAAGAGTTAGCCGCAGCTGAGAGTCCACTGCAGACGCATGTCAAGGATATTTCGAATGCGCTGAAACATTTTCGCGATGTGATAATCAGATCAAAACTGGAAGTGCTGCCGGGCAATGCAACTGTTATACTCGAGACAATCGCCAGCATGTACACCGTTATACAGTCGTATGCGTTGGATAAGCACAGCAATGTACTTCTGTCGGCGACACAACAAGTATATCAGTCACTGGGTAAATTAGTGAAGCTTTGCGACGAGGTAATGCTTATCTATGCCGCGCGCCGGATCGACGACGAAGGTGTCGAAGATAATCTGCAAGACGAGCATCAACAACTGAAAGCGCTGCTCAGCGAAGATAATGTAAAGGAGATTGTTGATTTACTTGGTGAAGCGGTGCGG AATTTGGCGACGCTTGCGCATCAGAAGCTGAAGGAGCGTGAGGAGAACGCTTTGAAGTATGCACCAGACAATGCCGTCGCAGCTGCATTGGCTAACAATGGCGCAGCCGTATCGCTCAATCATCTAATGCATCTGCCGGAAGTGGCTGGCCAACGTACATCGCTGCCTGACATAACGCTAACACCGAA GGAACGTGATATTTTAGAGAAGACCAACTCGAATCCCATACGCGCTTCACACAGTACCGAGAGCATTTTGCGCGACACGAGCCCTCCACCTAAACCACCGCTACCGAACAG GCCACCACCGCTGCCACCGAAGCGCCgcaatcaacagcaacaaccgaGTTTAAACAATAAGAGCATTAACTCGGATTTCGACTGGAGTTCGGACATTTCACTGGGCAACTATGGCGCTGATTA TATCAGCAATCTGTCGGTGGACTCACACTCGCCGGATGAAAATTCTAGTCAATGTTCACTCGATTCAGAGCTAAATCATTCACGCGAGGAGGGCAATGGCTACAATGACAGTCTGCTCGATAACGATGttgataaattaaatatattaa AACCACTAGTAAGCGGTGGCAAGCGTGTTACGTTGAACAATaaagtggcatgcaacaaagCAATTGGCAGTGGTAATGAATCCACCAACACTACCGTTGTCACACAGACACAAAACGTGGCGACGGAGAATACCAAACGGCGTGCTATCGTCACCAGTTCAGTGGCTAGCGATGGCGCGGATGagtgtgattttattttgcaaagtGGCAACGGTAATAATGGCGCTGGTGGCAGCGCTTTGGAGAAACTGGAAATGCGCAAAAATACTAACAATCGTCATTCCAATGAATCGG GCTTCGTTTCTATGACATCGGTGCGCACATCGGCACAGAGTGTATCGAAACGTTCATCCGATTGTGGTTTTCAATCGTCCACCAAGTCCAGTTCGAACTCTGAAATTGCATTCGATGCCATTGAATCGTCAAGTAGTGGTGAATTTCACACGCAAGCGCAAGAGTTTCACCAGCACACAACCAGTTCGACCATGACGAGCGCCATGTCATCGACAATGATGGCCACATCGACTAGCATACTAAACAGTATGTCTACATTGTCGCATGAGGCACGTTCGATTAGCAATACCAGCAGTATCAGTCCCGATCACTATGAGAGCAGCGGTCTCCTGACCGAACGCTCAATGCATACCAGCAGTACTAGTCATGTCACACAATCGTCATTTTCATCGCTGGCAAAGGCTAGTAGTTTGGATACAGCTTCATCATCGGATGGCATGGGTTCGCACAATGATTTGGTGCCACCTGCTTTGCCGCCAAAAACTAGTCGAAACAAAGATGCGCGTATATTTTCGCAATATGATAATTTCGATGAAATCGACGATCATAATGG CGAAAAACCCGAACTCCGCCCTCATCATCATACCCACTACACCAGTTACAGCCATCATAATCACTATCAACATCACGTGGCACCGTGGCATCAAACGAAACATCAAAGTCTACTCGACTCAAGACACTTGGTTAGCGGCTTTGTCAGCAGTTGCACGAGTATTGGCGATCTGGAGCAACCGCCACCGCTACCGGTGAAGAAAAAGCACA TTTTCGCATACATGGAGCTGTGCCAGGGCCCCCATCGGCCCTTCGATCGTCATACGATGCATGTGCAGGATCTAACGGGGAACATTACGCACAGCCAGACAATGAA CATTGTGCCACTACCAAAGGACTTATCGCCACCCTCGGAGCAGGAAACGCCGCCCGCACTCCCACCAAAGAACTACAAACAGCAGCGCAAGTCCAGCGCTACACCGCCCACCATTATTACAACGCCACCACCTAGTCCAAAGCCCACACATTTGAGTGCTAGTGCCGATGCGGAGAATGGGCGTCCAGCGCGCGTTATATCCGCCACACAGGGCAGTGAAATGATGTCCACCGTGTGTGAGGAGCTCGGCGATCTAACCGAAGAGGAACAAGCGTCACTCCGTCACTCGCACCAGCTGCCCAATGAGAATTGTCACGACAATCATGTAACAAGTAGGCATTCACCACTACGTCGCGCCGACACACATGAGGGTACGCCCGGCAGCAGATCGGAGAGCGCTGGTGAAGATCAATTATTGCAGAACAATAGCTTTACTGATGATAAG TGTGGTGAGTTGCAAACGGTGCCACAGGATGAATTGCCAAAAATGCTGGAAGAAATTGACGTTACCAAGTATTTGGTGCTCAAACGAAAGGATGAAGATGGACCGGATATAAAGGGCGGCTATATTGATGCATTGATTGTGCATGCGAGCCGCGTGCAGAATGACAATG catTCATTGATGCCTTCATCACGACGTTTCGCACCTTTATACAGCCGATCGATGTGATTGAAAAGCTAACCCATCGCTATACAATATTCTTCTGTTGCCAAAACGATCACAAACAACGCGTTGCCCGTGAGACATTCTCACTACTTATGAGAGTAGTCGATGGCTTAAC gtcAATGGACCTGACAGATCAGCTCTTGGCTCTCATAGTCGAATTTAATTATCAGCTGGTATGTGCCGGCCAATTGTATTTAGCGAAAACGTTGCGCAGCATATTTGTAGAGAAG GTGACGTTATTCCGGGAACAACGTTTGCCACCACCTAAAGCCGATATGCATATCACCGTCACCAATCAGCCCAGCCTACTCGATCTCAAATCGGTAGAGATTGCCGAACAAATGACACTACTCGATGCCGATCTATTTCAGAAGATCGAAATACCCGAAGTATTGCTCTTTGCCAAAGAACAGAGTGAAGAGCGTTCGCCCAATTTGAATAAGTTTACCGAACACTTTAATAATATGTCATTTTGGGCACGTTCGAAAATTCTCACATTAGGCGATGCCAAAGAACGTGAAAAACATgttattaaattcataaaaattatgaaatatttgcgaaaaatgAATAACTACAATTCGTATTTGGCTTTATTATCAGCGCTCGATTCGGCGCCCATACGGCG ACTGGAGTGGCCCAAGACTATAACGCAAGACATTAAGGAATATTGCCTGCTGATCGATTCTAGCTCCAGTTTTCGAGCATATCGCACTACTTTAGCTGCAACAAGTCCACCCTGTATTccgtatat TGGTCTAGTCCTGCAAGACTTAACATTCGTACATGTTGGCAATCCAGATTATTTAAAGGAAGGCGTCGTCAACTTCTCTAAACGTTGGCAGCAATATCACCTAATAGAGAATATGAAGCGCTTCAAAAAATG TGAGTACAATTTCCGCCGCAATGAGCGCATTATACGTTTCTTCGATAACTTTGAATATGAACTGGGTGAGGAGGAGATGTGGCAAATATCGGAGAGCATAAAACCGCGGGGCCGACGTCCTGTACAAGCATAA